A single window of Archangium gephyra DNA harbors:
- a CDS encoding WD40 repeat domain-containing serine/threonine protein kinase: MSRASPTEAGGSIDAQDTPGTDSTFTLQPGGEPQASEAGTGTTVLTARRTGEQGASRGPLPVVDPSRYAVAGELARGGIGRILRARDVQLDRPVAIKEMLAPAPGTEPRFVAEALVTARLQHPSIVPVYEAGRWPGGEPFYAMKLVSGRSLANVISERKTLEERLALLPHVLAVAEAMAYAHSERIIHRDLKPANVLVGDFGETVVIDWGLAKELSREHGAEPGEDSPPAPSAVDSGLTRVGTVMGTPAYMPPEQAAGHAVDERADVYALGAILYHLLAGTRPYEGKTSEQVLQRVVGGPPPPLSQRQKHIPVDLLAIVTKAMAREPAGRYATARELAEDLRRFQTGQIVGAYRYSKTELLRRFMRRYRAAVMVTAVALLLLATVGVVGFLRVRAERDRAQQARQDAQTQADKLLLMQARDAVGKDPNEALTWLQKLSPGFDRWTAVRTIAADARAQGFAPVLRGHAQSINDTAFTSDGRYFLSSSDDRTVRVWDLETGGSRVLTGHTDEVWRLQLLPGGRRLITSSKDGMLREWNLETGEGKEFAALSGPVSAVALGCGDRCLLAASRKDDVLHLWDLGTGTARTFHTGVMGIEEILSSPDGEHVFLRGYRAQASRSALGDLARGIFQPVPEAGIVWTCAFAPDGRLFTGSSSGQLHVWEPASGKGRLLADGLGTLTVLAVIPRGTTLALGGQDGAVSLLDVTTGQRTALQGHEGQITSLSASPDGRFLASGSTDRTARLWELSTREVRILRGAREQTNPILFSPDSRRLAVANAAGTVRLFSVEAETHRLLTNLRTTQVALRISPDGRRLATLSASGALRLLDAASGAALLEQQDFHSSAMGFSPEGRWLAASALDGRVHLWEATTGREERVLEGHSRALPTLVFSGDGRWLATADEGGDVRVWEPASGKGRLLGGHGKRVAQLAFSPDGTRLASASSDKTVRLWDVASGRFQVLEGHQDAVRTVAFSPDGRHLVSGGLDHTLRFWDLSNGTSQRADASGAGVLEVVYSPLGGSVASRSERDGRLLIWDPRTGKLQGPPLNGPHGEIRDLAFSPDGTRVAAAGLDKTVWLWDLATSEGRALRGHTGQVGAVEFFPDGRSLVSTGQDGSVRIWPDELPSDADALLAWMKTITGEGPTSGVSWH, translated from the coding sequence ATGAGCCGAGCCAGTCCCACCGAGGCAGGCGGGTCCATCGACGCGCAGGACACTCCCGGCACCGACAGCACCTTCACCCTGCAGCCCGGCGGCGAGCCGCAGGCGTCCGAGGCGGGAACCGGCACCACCGTCCTCACCGCCCGGCGCACGGGCGAACAGGGCGCATCCCGCGGGCCACTCCCCGTGGTGGATCCGTCCCGCTACGCCGTCGCCGGAGAGCTGGCCCGGGGCGGCATCGGCCGCATCCTGCGCGCGAGGGACGTGCAGCTGGACCGGCCCGTGGCCATCAAGGAGATGCTCGCGCCGGCCCCCGGAACCGAGCCGCGCTTCGTGGCCGAGGCGCTCGTCACCGCGCGCTTGCAGCACCCCTCCATCGTGCCCGTGTACGAGGCGGGACGCTGGCCGGGGGGTGAGCCCTTCTACGCCATGAAGCTGGTGTCGGGCCGCTCGCTGGCGAACGTCATCTCCGAGCGCAAGACACTCGAGGAGCGGCTGGCCCTGTTGCCGCACGTGCTCGCGGTGGCCGAGGCCATGGCGTACGCGCACTCCGAGCGCATCATCCACCGCGATCTCAAGCCCGCCAACGTCCTGGTGGGAGACTTCGGCGAGACGGTCGTCATCGACTGGGGCCTGGCCAAGGAGCTCTCGCGCGAGCACGGCGCCGAGCCAGGTGAGGACTCGCCGCCCGCCCCGTCCGCCGTGGACAGTGGACTCACGCGGGTGGGCACGGTGATGGGGACGCCGGCCTACATGCCGCCGGAGCAGGCCGCGGGCCACGCCGTGGACGAGCGCGCCGACGTCTACGCGCTCGGCGCCATCCTCTACCACCTGCTGGCCGGGACCCGGCCCTACGAAGGGAAGACCTCGGAGCAGGTGCTGCAACGCGTGGTGGGCGGCCCGCCGCCGCCGCTCTCGCAACGCCAGAAGCACATCCCGGTGGATCTGCTCGCCATCGTGACCAAGGCCATGGCGCGCGAGCCCGCCGGGCGCTACGCCACCGCGCGCGAGCTGGCGGAGGATCTGCGGCGCTTCCAGACGGGACAGATCGTCGGGGCGTACCGCTACTCGAAGACGGAGCTGCTGCGCCGTTTCATGCGGCGCTACCGGGCCGCGGTGATGGTCACTGCGGTGGCCCTGCTGCTGCTGGCCACCGTGGGCGTGGTGGGCTTCCTCCGGGTCAGGGCCGAGAGAGACCGCGCCCAGCAGGCCCGGCAGGATGCGCAGACCCAGGCCGACAAGCTCCTGCTGATGCAGGCCCGCGATGCCGTGGGGAAGGATCCCAACGAGGCCCTCACCTGGCTCCAGAAGCTCTCGCCCGGCTTCGACCGGTGGACCGCGGTGCGGACCATCGCCGCCGATGCCCGGGCCCAGGGCTTCGCTCCCGTGCTGAGAGGCCACGCGCAGAGCATCAACGACACCGCCTTCACGAGCGATGGCAGGTACTTCCTCTCCAGCAGCGACGATCGCACGGTGCGCGTCTGGGACCTGGAGACGGGCGGCAGCCGCGTCCTCACCGGGCACACCGACGAGGTCTGGCGGCTGCAACTCCTCCCGGGGGGCCGGCGCCTCATCACCAGCAGCAAGGACGGGATGCTGCGCGAGTGGAACCTGGAGACGGGCGAGGGCAAGGAATTCGCGGCCCTGTCCGGTCCGGTCTCCGCGGTGGCGCTCGGCTGTGGAGACAGGTGCCTGCTCGCCGCGAGCCGCAAGGACGACGTGCTCCACCTGTGGGACCTGGGCACGGGCACGGCGCGGACGTTCCACACGGGCGTGATGGGAATCGAGGAGATCCTCTCCTCACCGGATGGGGAGCATGTCTTCCTGCGCGGCTACCGGGCCCAGGCCTCCCGCTCGGCGCTCGGCGACCTGGCGCGAGGCATCTTCCAGCCCGTGCCGGAGGCGGGGATCGTCTGGACGTGCGCGTTCGCTCCGGATGGCAGGCTCTTCACGGGCAGCAGCTCGGGACAGCTCCACGTCTGGGAGCCGGCGAGCGGAAAGGGGCGGCTCCTCGCGGACGGGCTGGGGACCCTCACGGTGCTCGCCGTCATCCCCCGTGGCACGACCCTGGCGCTCGGCGGACAGGATGGAGCCGTGAGTCTCCTGGACGTCACCACCGGACAGCGGACGGCGTTGCAGGGCCACGAGGGACAGATCACCAGCCTGAGCGCCTCTCCGGATGGCCGCTTCCTGGCCTCCGGCAGCACCGATCGCACCGCCCGGCTCTGGGAGCTCTCCACGCGCGAGGTCCGCATCCTGCGCGGTGCCCGGGAACAGACGAACCCCATCCTGTTCTCCCCCGACAGCCGGCGCCTGGCCGTGGCCAACGCCGCGGGCACGGTGCGCCTCTTCTCCGTGGAGGCGGAGACCCATCGCCTCCTCACGAACCTCCGCACGACCCAGGTGGCCCTGCGAATCTCCCCCGATGGCCGGCGGCTGGCCACGCTGTCCGCGAGCGGGGCGCTCCGTCTGCTCGACGCGGCCTCGGGCGCGGCCCTCCTGGAGCAGCAGGACTTCCACTCGAGCGCGATGGGCTTCTCCCCGGAGGGCCGGTGGCTGGCCGCCAGCGCTCTCGATGGCCGGGTCCACCTGTGGGAGGCCACCACCGGGCGCGAGGAGCGCGTCCTCGAGGGCCACTCCCGCGCGCTCCCCACCCTGGTCTTCTCCGGCGATGGCCGGTGGCTCGCCACCGCGGACGAGGGCGGCGACGTGCGCGTGTGGGAGCCCGCCTCCGGCAAGGGACGATTGCTCGGGGGTCACGGCAAGCGGGTGGCCCAGCTCGCCTTCTCGCCGGATGGCACACGGCTCGCCTCCGCGAGCTCGGACAAGACGGTGCGCCTGTGGGACGTGGCCTCGGGAAGGTTCCAGGTCCTGGAGGGACACCAGGACGCCGTGCGCACCGTGGCCTTCTCGCCGGATGGGCGGCACCTCGTCAGCGGCGGCCTGGATCACACCCTGCGCTTCTGGGATTTGAGCAACGGCACGAGCCAGCGCGCGGACGCGAGCGGCGCGGGCGTCCTGGAGGTCGTCTACTCCCCGCTGGGAGGGAGCGTGGCCAGCCGCAGCGAGAGGGATGGGCGTTTGCTGATCTGGGATCCACGGACGGGCAAGCTCCAGGGCCCGCCGCTGAACGGTCCCCATGGGGAGATCCGCGACCTCGCCTTCTCGCCCGATGGGACGCGGGTGGCCGCCGCAGGGCTCGACAAGACGGTGTGGCTGTGGGACCTGGCCACCAGCGAGGGCCGGGCGCTGCGCGGCCACACCGGGCAGGT
- a CDS encoding ATP-binding protein, whose amino-acid sequence MSQGPWAWFVARLDGFLSESLRQASPLELGRARLLAGVCLGLLVCDTLILALMLLSQGPWSVILVGVVCAVGFGGALALLRRSSSTRPLALLLCSLVTAGMINSTLQLRSLEVATHASVMLVPVLSVYLLGWRLGLLFSSLASVNVGLVFPLYAWGSLSEPGQALCIFAALYVLCAWAVGWLFISARDEVQGRVERTLRTLRESEGKLVSLIESTDDLVISLDAQGRMVTANDAARQLFLRLMGRELHTGEPPFSGLPLEERARWLGFLSQAVQGQRVREELRLPLKERTLTVELTISPVRGEGERVVGTTLFGRDITTRKEAEARLSEMHRNLLDVSRQAGMAEVATEVLHNVGNALNSVTVSAGLVTERLHGLHVSGVSRTAELLDVHAAELVTFLTVDPRGRQLPAYLKELARTLAEERERALEEMLTLSESVRHMDTVVRMQQRHARSSGMEERLPVPELLDDALRLHALFFEREGIQLRREYAPVPPLWVDRHKLLQILFNLVSNARHALLESGRPDKQLTLRLRPAAAGRLRIEVSDNGVGLAPETLPRLFSPGFTTKKDGHGFGLHLSALAAAELHGSLSCTSAGVGQGATFILELPTASEPLAGASGEDRPGLGRRPSPVGA is encoded by the coding sequence ATGAGCCAGGGTCCATGGGCGTGGTTCGTGGCGCGGTTGGATGGCTTCCTTTCGGAGTCCCTGCGTCAGGCCTCTCCACTCGAGCTCGGCCGTGCCCGGTTGCTGGCCGGGGTATGTCTGGGCCTGCTCGTCTGCGACACGCTGATCCTGGCCTTGATGCTGCTGAGTCAGGGCCCGTGGAGCGTCATCCTCGTGGGCGTGGTGTGCGCGGTGGGCTTTGGGGGGGCCCTGGCGCTGTTGCGCCGCTCGTCCTCGACCCGGCCCCTGGCGCTGCTGCTGTGCTCGCTGGTGACGGCGGGGATGATCAACAGCACCCTGCAATTGAGGAGTCTGGAGGTGGCCACGCACGCCTCGGTGATGCTCGTCCCGGTGCTGTCGGTCTACCTGTTGGGGTGGCGCCTGGGCCTGCTCTTCTCCTCGCTCGCCAGCGTGAACGTGGGGCTCGTCTTCCCGCTGTACGCCTGGGGCTCGCTGTCGGAGCCCGGACAGGCGCTGTGTATCTTCGCGGCCCTCTACGTGCTGTGTGCCTGGGCGGTGGGCTGGCTGTTCATCTCCGCGAGGGACGAGGTGCAGGGGAGGGTGGAGCGGACGCTGCGGACGCTGCGCGAGAGCGAGGGCAAGCTGGTCAGCCTCATCGAGAGCACGGATGACCTGGTGATCTCCCTGGATGCGCAGGGGCGCATGGTCACCGCCAACGACGCGGCGAGGCAGCTCTTCCTCCGGCTGATGGGCAGGGAGCTGCACACGGGGGAGCCCCCCTTCAGTGGCCTGCCACTCGAGGAGCGGGCCCGGTGGCTCGGCTTCTTGTCCCAGGCAGTCCAGGGGCAGCGCGTGCGCGAGGAGCTGCGCCTGCCGTTGAAGGAACGGACGCTCACGGTGGAGCTGACCATCAGCCCCGTGAGAGGGGAGGGGGAGCGCGTGGTGGGGACGACCCTCTTCGGGCGCGATATCACCACGCGCAAGGAGGCCGAGGCCCGGTTGAGCGAGATGCACCGCAACCTGTTGGACGTCTCGCGCCAGGCGGGCATGGCGGAGGTGGCCACGGAGGTGCTGCACAACGTGGGCAATGCGCTCAACAGCGTGACCGTCTCGGCGGGCCTGGTGACGGAGCGGCTGCACGGCCTGCACGTGTCGGGAGTGAGCCGGACGGCGGAGCTGCTGGACGTGCACGCGGCGGAGCTGGTCACCTTCCTCACCGTCGATCCCCGGGGAAGGCAGCTCCCGGCCTACCTGAAGGAGCTGGCCCGCACGCTCGCGGAGGAGCGCGAGCGCGCGCTGGAGGAGATGCTCACGTTGTCCGAGAGCGTGCGGCACATGGATACCGTGGTGCGCATGCAGCAGCGCCACGCGCGCTCCTCCGGGATGGAGGAGCGGTTGCCAGTGCCGGAGCTCCTCGACGACGCGCTGCGCCTGCATGCCCTCTTCTTCGAGCGGGAGGGCATCCAGCTCCGGCGCGAGTACGCCCCGGTGCCACCGCTGTGGGTGGACCGGCACAAGCTGCTGCAGATCCTGTTCAATCTCGTGAGCAACGCGCGGCACGCGCTGCTGGAGAGCGGGCGCCCGGACAAGCAGCTCACGCTGCGCCTGAGGCCGGCGGCGGCCGGACGGCTGCGCATCGAGGTGTCCGACAATGGGGTGGGGCTTGCCCCGGAGACCCTGCCGCGCCTCTTCTCCCCGGGCTTCACCACGAAGAAGGACGGGCACGGCTTCGGGTTGCACCTCAGTGCCCTGGCGGCCGCGGAGCTGCACGGCTCACTCTCTTGCACCAGCGCTGGCGTGGGCCAGGGCGCCACCTTCATCCTCGAGCTGCCCACCGCGAGCGAGCCACTGGCCGGCGCGTCCGGAGAGGACCGGCCAGGGCTCGGGAGGAGGCCTTCCCCGGTGGGGGCGTGA